From Enoplosus armatus isolate fEnoArm2 chromosome 23, fEnoArm2.hap1, whole genome shotgun sequence, a single genomic window includes:
- the LOC139306305 gene encoding interleukin-13 receptor subunit alpha-1-like, with amino-acid sequence MNEESLKCSGNIYVPTTSGRLHLQRKFVRYDGKELSGHSGPTETWIEGVDALPGRINAQTLEDIMTFTRDCFAFLTYTAIIMAFHCEADRPPPPKGLTYKWLDAFTVNVSWKQPSGLPDGSEVRYKYCQIVDGKPDCQACTTSRNFTVTCLTEKMGSDCWTYNISTVGSQSCDSLNESTPVSITIRSRPRAQVVEDFKCFIYPEKMNCSWIPVNQSLDLTLSYRVCGLYEQRVKGLKVCDQPYSSGKRNGCSLKAAVHDDICILVETKAGMSTFRPVLVVPSPEVNISKEGNNLKLIWTRPEIGHGCTWIYEVSYSKCNEPKVLLNLTVNMGEPTMQVAYDKCCLYEFQSRVRTEYPTCKNIFSDFGEVATYGKNEPPDRTLTVVAIVIPIILFVCVILSCYCFRRHSAIICPIIPDPSAIFKEMIMNGNKEHKNTPGNLYTPVPEPIEPCKITLVTENTVLQQNS; translated from the exons ATGAACGAGGAATCCTTAAAATGCTCAGGGAACATCTACGTTCCCACGACATCTGGTCGACTCCATCTGCAGAGGAAGTTTGTGCGATACGATGGAAAGGA ACTCAGCGGACACAGCGGACCCACCGAGACT TGGATCGAGGGAGTTGACGCGCTTCCAGGGAGAATAAACGCTCAGACTCTCGAGGACATCATGACTTTTACTCGGGACTGTTTCGCCTTCTTAACATACACCGCCATAATAATGGCCTTCCATTGCGAAGCAG ATCGCCCTCCTCCACCGAAAGGGCTGACATACAAGTGGCTCGACGCGTTTACTGTGAACGTGTCCTGGAAGCAGCCCAGTGGTCTGCCGGACGGAAGTGAGGTCCGATACAAATACTGCCAGATTGTGGATGGAAAACCTGAT TGTCAGGCATGCACAACTTCGAGAAATTTCACAGTGACTTGTCTGACAGAAAAGATGGGTTCTGATTGTTGGACGTACAACATTTCGACTGTTGGCAGTCAATCCTGTGACAGTTTGAATGAGAGCACACCCGTGTCCATAACCATTAGGAGTAGGCCCAGAG CTCAAGTGGTGGAGGACTTCAAATGTTTCATATATCCTGAAAAAATGAACTGTTCCTGGATCCCAGTAAATCAGTCTCTTGACCTGACGCTCTCCTACAG AGTTTGTGGACTTTATGAGCAACGTGTAAAAGGTTTAAAAGTGTGTGATCAGCCTTACAGCAGTGGAAAGAGGAATGGTTGTTCCCTGAAAGCTGCTGTCCATGATGACATCTGCATACTTGTGGAGACCAAAGCTGGAATGAGCACCTTCAGACCTGTACTTG TGGTACCTTCACCAGAGGTGAACATCAGCAAGGAGGGAAATAACCTCAAACTGATCTGGACACGTCCAGAGATCGGACACGGTTGTACCTGGATATACGAGGTCAGCTACAGCAAATGCAATGAGCCCAAA GTATTGCTGAACCTCACTGTAAACATGGGAGAGCCTACGATGCAGGTGGCCTACGATAAATGCTGCCTTTACGAGTTCCAGTCCAGAGTCAGGACTGAATATCCAACTTGCAAGAACATATTCAGCGACTTCGGTGAAGTTGCAACTTATG GTAAAAATGAGCCTCCCGACAGGACACTGACTGTGGTTGCCATCGTCATCCCTATCATTCTGTTTGTCTGCGTCATTCTGTCCTGCTACTGCTTCAGGAG GCACAGCGCCATTATTTGCCCCATCATACCAGATCCTTCGGCAATATTCAAGGAAATGATCATGAACGGAAACAAAGAACATAAG AACACACCAGGGAATCTGTACACGCCGGTGCCAGAACCCATTGAACCCTGCAAAATTACCCTCGTAACCGAAAACACTGTCCTCCAGCAAAACTCCTGA